A segment of the Necator americanus strain Aroian chromosome IV, whole genome shotgun sequence genome:
AATCGGTTGAACGTGTTCCAACCGGAACGAATACGTCAAAAGATATGCATTGACCAAGTTAAATGAAAATGCTGCAGTAATGTATAGGAGATCAGTGAAAATCGATATTTCCTCGGAGTTTGTCATGACGACCGTCTTGGAGAAACTCATTTTCAGTCGTACAATTTGGCTTTTGTCGCTCATTTCTTGAAGCATTAAGAGCAGTTCTTGTGGTGTGTGCGCGAAGAGGACTACACCATCAGCATATCTAAGGTAGCAGGTAGCATATCTACCTTTGTTTCTCCAATCTAAGCTACGGAAAACCGTTTCTAGAACGGCAGTGAAGAGAGCGGGAGGGGCAGGGTCTCCTTGTCGAGCACCTCGTCTGGCGTTTATAGGAACTCAATGGCCACATAGTTGGAATGTTACAGCAGCAGATGTTTAGATGTTCGGTAGAAGACAAATTATCTTTGGATGAACCCCTTGTCGATATAGTGACCTCCAGATCATGTCATGTTCCACGGAACCAAACGCATTTGAGTAGTCAACGAAAGCTATGTGCAGGGGAAAATTATACTCGAGGCTCTTCTCTATCAATTGGTTAATGACGTGAATGTGATCTAGCGTGGAAAGATTGCCAAAGCCAGATTGTTCAACATGTTGGTTGATTTCTAACAAAACCATCATTCTTCGTAAAATGGTTGAACTAAATGCCTTATATATGACACACAAAAGTGCAATTGGGCGCTAGTTGTTGATATCGAGatgttcacattttttaaacaacaaagtTTTTGTGGAATCGAGAAGTGTATCCGAAAACTTTTCTCGCAATCAAAGAATCATTGATAGGTTTGGTCAAGGGATTTTTGAACACATCATATCCACTTATCAGCATTTCGGCAGAGACAGAATCTGTACCTGGCGCTCTTCCtagctttttccttttcttcaccGCACCGGTGACTTCATCTGCTTAGATTGGTGGCACATCGTCGGGTTGATGCGATTGTATTGAAGTAGCTAGTCTTGTTGAAGAGAATAACCTGTTATAGAATTCTTCGATTACTTTTGCGACGTTAACAGGAGATCTCTCGATTGAACCGTCTTCTTTCCTTAGTTGTGTcaatatttttgtgaattttttgatttgactCACCTTCGAAAGCTAGCACTTCTGGATATTGTTTGATGTAATCGCGTCAGATGTTTCTGCTctgtttttaaagaaagtcGCAGTGCTTTGCTGACGACCGAAAATTCCACACTCGACAGACTGTTGATGTAAAAGTCGATGTCAATTTTCTACAGCTTCCTTGTCATTTCGGAAATGTGGGTCTCCTTTGTTCCTCCGAATGTGGCAGCACTAGCGGAAATATCTAACATACGTCGCATTAATTTCACTTTGTCGATAAAGCAAATATGGGAGAAAATGtcgtgaaatttcaaaaagaatagTGTTTTAAAGAAGTTGTTGACATAAAGGTACATtgttttctttggaagaaaacgaagaaatttatCGCAAAAATCAAGGTGAGATTTTCTCGCTGTTCTACAAAAACTTTAACCTTTATATAGATCTTCGTTAATGGCATTCACAAGTAAGGAAATCTAACACATACACAACTTTTCGAAAATAGGATGAATTGTCCTCTAATGATTTGTAATGGCTTTTTCTAGCACCCATTTGCATAGTTTGCAACACTCGTAATTGCGAAGCTTTTAGAGACATTATATATTGCTCAAGAAATCGAAACAATTCAAAGTTGATGAGATGTAGATGCTATTAGAGaacaggaaacaaaaaaactttgccTTTTATGAAAGTGGATTCTGCGAGTAAAAAATACCAAGCAAATACCAAGGACCATATAAAACATGCACTCACAAtgtccaaacaaaaaaagcctaTTTACATAATATTGCTGTTTCTTCCTTTACTGTAATAAAGAAATGTTGTGTCGATAAAGTCGAGGTCCTATGTACCGGTCGCGCAAACTGTGTGCAAAATGATTCTCAGCTTTTCAAC
Coding sequences within it:
- a CDS encoding hypothetical protein (NECATOR_CHRIV.G15049.T1), whose translation is MSRFICTVETRDMVVPETELKEHSNSFPFGTRLENKNLSSVEFSVVSKALRLSLKTEQKHLTRLHQTISRSASFRRLFSSTRLATSIQSHQPDDVPPI